CACAATACCTTTGTCTTCTGCCGGAGACTGTCATCACAGATTACCTCAAAACCATTGCAGGAAGATTTACGCAGCAGCGCAGGCTCATCACTACGCAAAGCTTCTGCCTCGAACTGCTTGGCAGCGATACATCCATTTCCGGCCCGCGTTTTCATCCAAGGTTTGTAACACTGGTTGCTGCCGCAGTTAGCCGCGAGTTTGAAATCCAGTGCCAAAAATTCATTGCTGAAAACCACCTGCAGTTTGATATGTCCAGTGACAAGTGGACGCTCTTCCATAGGCACGGACCCTCCCTGCACCGGGAAACCATTGATTTTACAGGAATTCATTCACCTTCCCTGCGGCTTGAAATCAAATATTTCATGAAGCACAGATATTACAGCATCACCGCCGACAAAGACCGTTCCATTACTACCTTGGCGTACGCGACCAATCTGCTCACGGATAACAATCCAAACATTCATTTTTTCGCGGATGTGGATGACGTCGATGTCCGGGCGCTGTATATGAGCATGGAGCGCAGATATGGACAGACAACCGGAGGAAAGTCGGTGTCCAATATCATGCGGGTTTTCAGTATTTTATCGGTACTCATGGAATATCTGATGAGCGATCATCGGGATGAAGCAATGCGCAGCCCGGTTCCGCAAGACAACCCCTTTTCCCGTTACCGGTTTCATAACGCAAAGGACTACAAGGTACGGACCGCCGTTATTCCGGAGGCTGTTGCGGAGCAGATCGATGAGCATCTGGATGAGCTTGACCCGGTGCAGGCTCTGCTGTACCGGATTTTCTCCGCCACAGGCATGCGTATGAAGGAGGTGCTTTTTCTGGAGTCGGACTGTCTGGAACCGTCACAGTATGAGGGCGTTGTCCAGCTTAAGTACAAGCAGTATAAAACCCTGACCGCCAGACGGAAGGCTGGTGTGCCGGATTATCACAGAGTGCTCATTTTAAAAGAACTGGCAGACGAAATCTCGGGACAGATTCACAAAACGAAAGAGTGGCGAAAGGAACTTGGCGTGCCGTATCTGTTTGTCAACAAGCGGCCGAATTTTCGGGCAAGCATGATCAGTATGAGCAATTATCTGCTGGTCATCAACAGGCTCATTAAAAAATATGACCTCCGTGATGAAAACGGCCGGCTATGGCATTTTACCAGCAAGCAGCAGCGCAAAACACTGACGGTTACCCTGATTGAAAACGGAGCGTCCGTGGATGAGCTAGCTTACTGGCTCGGACATCTCAGCAGAAGCACTGCCTCAAACTACTATGCCGAAGTCCGGAAAATGAAGCTGGCGGAACTCAATACCAGCTTCTTCCGGGAAAAATTTGATCTTCTGCTGTCGGATGAACAGCTTGCGGAGTACACAGAGGAAGAACGCAGGCTGTTGTATATGGATTTCCGGCTGGAGCAGCGGCGGGTGGAGTTTGGCTTCTGCCTGAAAAAGCTGGCCGATGGCGGCTGTACAAGCAGGAGCAGCCTGATCAACTGTGTAAACTGCAAAAATCTTTGTACAGGACCCAAGTATCTTCCGTACTGGCAGAGTCTCATGAACGGACAGCGCGAGGTTGTGAACAGCCTCCTCGCCGCTTATGCTGAGGCTGGTATTACGGGCTATCAGGAATTCAGG
Above is a window of Desulfitibacter alkalitolerans DSM 16504 DNA encoding:
- a CDS encoding site-specific integrase; translated protein: MIKLLEIKTCTAFWDIDGTVLRFQRRKRVDDELTGRTIERYRELLLNETYKSCPQMLRDIACILTDNILARIGIEVYQKQFLKMFEHYSKLYVEQWEQAGRCFVSNKTAMFPVFEFMFRNRLVEQPDSPITILRDIPCDSKIFLNIFEECFSSFWADKIREKVLKQETLAPIRERIGPLRTTQYLCLLPETVITDYLKTIAGRFTQQRRLITTQSFCLELLGSDTSISGPRFHPRFVTLVAAAVSREFEIQCQKFIAENHLQFDMSSDKWTLFHRHGPSLHRETIDFTGIHSPSLRLEIKYFMKHRYYSITADKDRSITTLAYATNLLTDNNPNIHFFADVDDVDVRALYMSMERRYGQTTGGKSVSNIMRVFSILSVLMEYLMSDHRDEAMRSPVPQDNPFSRYRFHNAKDYKVRTAVIPEAVAEQIDEHLDELDPVQALLYRIFSATGMRMKEVLFLESDCLEPSQYEGVVQLKYKQYKTLTARRKAGVPDYHRVLILKELADEISGQIHKTKEWRKELGVPYLFVNKRPNFRASMISMSNYLLVINRLIKKYDLRDENGRLWHFTSKQQRKTLTVTLIENGASVDELAYWLGHLSRSTASNYYAEVRKMKLAELNTSFFREKFDLLLSDEQLAEYTEEERRLLYMDFRLEQRRVEFGFCLKKLADGGCTSRSSLINCVNCKNLCTGPKYLPYWQSLMNGQREVVNSLLAAYAEAGITGYQEFREYRQATYLLNCYENIVNAIEGGASV